One part of the [Synechococcus] sp. NIES-970 genome encodes these proteins:
- the thyX gene encoding thymidylate synthase, with amino-acid sequence MDKFRVEVLRSTPNPQQTIWSAMHQDYCEEFVWEQQNNFPDEQKAGELIVKHLLAGGRGHYGPLEHPQIVFNVGYFPHSMMQQIRTHRVGVSFDVQCLAGDTEITFVRASGSLRKIKIKDLHDLWHNGEKAVRERKVRGRKGEQPGFYRRDCKTRLRKMSLRVLNEDTGNFEIGHLQDVMSSGEQPVYRLTLADGKTLDCTTNHRLYTTQGWQHMGDALGLVTGAEHQVLAMTKTCEVMTNGVVRPDALYSQQTWLAEQVKQGLNARQIADICGCSADVIRYWAKQFQLKLPTGHQRGLKTVVGNGRYRDRAWLQQHLNQGLHADEIAALANCSIEAVKKWSYHHGLPLNKRPSGTKQPWNKGLTGYRLALSETAMEKRRQNARHSVKRGADSHFWRGGTATERQYIGTWTRQIAPKVHEKFDYTCQSCGQRGGQLQAHHLVPVFADPSLAYEFENLVPLCQECHQHLHQNHLEAEFAQQFQPIRPSEAWAPKPTASGRRLKAHPVKIVAVEYLGIQPTYDLEVQGPWHNFVANGVVVHNSFRYTGQRIIDVAEGKRDVEEVFYLRPVGKYDNRQGKKYFYSEEQRQADKEWCLAACDRYRQRINEGLAEEHARSLIPFDARQHFVMSCNVRSLMHLLDLRWKKDAQLEAQQLCELLFVHFESWCPEIAAWYAKNRAQKARLSP; translated from the coding sequence ATGGATAAATTTCGTGTTGAAGTGCTCCGGTCTACCCCTAATCCTCAGCAAACCATCTGGAGCGCTATGCACCAAGACTATTGCGAAGAATTTGTCTGGGAGCAGCAGAACAATTTCCCTGATGAGCAAAAAGCAGGGGAGCTCATTGTTAAACATCTCTTGGCGGGTGGCCGTGGTCACTATGGCCCCCTAGAGCATCCACAAATTGTTTTCAATGTGGGCTATTTTCCCCACTCGATGATGCAGCAAATCCGCACCCATCGCGTTGGGGTTTCCTTTGATGTCCAATGTTTGGCCGGGGATACGGAAATCACATTTGTCCGAGCTTCTGGTTCCTTGCGAAAAATTAAAATCAAAGATCTTCATGATCTTTGGCACAACGGCGAAAAAGCAGTACGAGAACGCAAAGTTCGTGGCCGAAAAGGTGAACAACCAGGTTTTTATCGGCGTGACTGCAAAACTCGTTTACGCAAAATGTCCCTGCGGGTTCTTAATGAAGATACTGGTAATTTCGAAATCGGCCACCTCCAAGACGTTATGAGTAGCGGCGAGCAGCCCGTTTATCGCTTGACTTTAGCGGATGGAAAAACCCTCGATTGCACGACCAATCACCGTCTCTACACAACCCAGGGTTGGCAACATATGGGAGATGCCCTTGGTTTAGTAACGGGGGCTGAGCATCAGGTTTTAGCGATGACAAAAACCTGCGAAGTGATGACCAATGGTGTGGTGCGGCCCGACGCTCTCTACAGTCAGCAAACTTGGTTAGCAGAGCAAGTAAAACAGGGATTGAACGCTCGACAAATTGCTGACATCTGCGGCTGTTCAGCGGATGTGATTCGCTACTGGGCCAAACAGTTCCAGCTTAAACTCCCCACTGGTCATCAACGAGGTCTTAAAACAGTTGTTGGTAATGGTCGCTATCGCGATCGCGCGTGGTTACAACAGCACCTAAATCAAGGGCTCCATGCTGATGAAATTGCTGCTTTGGCCAATTGTTCAATTGAGGCGGTGAAGAAATGGAGTTATCACCATGGCTTGCCATTAAATAAACGGCCATCTGGGACAAAGCAACCTTGGAATAAGGGTTTAACTGGCTATCGTCTGGCCTTGTCTGAAACGGCGATGGAAAAGCGGCGCCAAAATGCGCGACATTCTGTCAAACGTGGTGCAGATTCTCATTTTTGGCGAGGAGGCACTGCCACAGAGCGACAATACATTGGTACCTGGACGCGCCAAATAGCGCCTAAGGTCCATGAAAAATTTGACTATACTTGCCAGTCTTGTGGCCAACGAGGGGGTCAATTACAAGCCCATCACCTTGTGCCCGTCTTTGCGGATCCATCCCTCGCCTATGAGTTTGAAAATTTGGTTCCCCTATGTCAGGAGTGCCATCAACATCTCCACCAAAATCATTTGGAAGCAGAGTTTGCACAGCAATTTCAACCAATTCGACCATCTGAAGCTTGGGCCCCTAAACCCACAGCTAGTGGGCGTCGTTTAAAGGCTCATCCTGTGAAGATTGTTGCTGTGGAGTATCTTGGCATTCAGCCCACCTATGACCTGGAAGTACAAGGACCTTGGCATAATTTCGTGGCCAATGGCGTTGTGGTGCACAACTCTTTCCGGTACACAGGGCAACGGATTATCGATGTGGCAGAAGGGAAGCGAGATGTGGAAGAGGTATTCTATCTGCGCCCCGTGGGGAAATATGACAACCGCCAAGGGAAAAAGTATTTCTACTCTGAGGAACAGCGTCAGGCAGATAAAGAATGGTGCCTGGCAGCCTGCGATCGCTATCGACAACGGATCAACGAGGGGCTCGCGGAGGAACATGCCCGTAGTCTGATCCCCTTTGATGCACGGCAACATTTCGTGATGAGCTGCAATGTGCGATCACTGATGCACCTGTTGGATCTGCGTTGGAAAAAAGATGCGCAACTGGAGGCCCAACAACTTTGTGAGTTGTTATTTGTTCACTTTGAATCTTGGTGTCCAGAAATTGCCGCTTGGTATGCAAAAAATCGTGCCCAAAAAGCCCGCTTGTCTCCTTAA
- the dcd gene encoding deoxycytidine triphosphate deaminase, giving the protein MLKNDIWILEQAQQGMISPFEASLIRQIQLSPQQMVPALSYGLSSYGYDIRLSPAEFLIFRHIPGTVVNPKAFSPENLERVDLKRDEYGDYFIIPANSYGLGVSLEKIQMPPNVTAICLGKSTYARVGLIANTTPLEASWCGAITLEFSNASSTDCRIYANEGVVQLLFFEGDPCNTTYSDRGGKYQNQEGKVTLPRV; this is encoded by the coding sequence ATGCTGAAAAATGATATTTGGATCCTCGAACAAGCCCAACAAGGGATGATTTCTCCCTTTGAAGCCTCATTGATCCGCCAGATCCAACTGTCTCCCCAGCAAATGGTGCCAGCCCTGAGCTATGGTCTTTCTAGCTATGGCTATGATATCCGCCTGAGCCCGGCAGAGTTTTTGATTTTCCGCCACATCCCCGGTACCGTTGTGAATCCCAAGGCCTTTAGCCCAGAAAACCTGGAGCGGGTCGACCTCAAACGTGATGAATATGGTGACTATTTTATTATTCCGGCCAATTCTTACGGTTTAGGCGTTTCTCTAGAAAAAATTCAGATGCCCCCCAACGTCACCGCCATCTGCCTGGGCAAATCTACCTATGCCCGCGTGGGTTTGATTGCGAACACCACCCCCCTAGAGGCTTCTTGGTGCGGCGCGATTACTCTCGAGTTTAGCAATGCTTCTAGCACCGACTGTCGCATCTATGCCAATGAAGGGGTGGTGCAGCTACTCTTTTTTGAAGGGGATCCCTGCAACACTACCTATTCTGATCGAGGCGGCAAGTACCAAAATCAGGAAGGGAAAGTAACCCTGCCGAGGGTCTAG